A stretch of Acidovorax sp. RAC01 DNA encodes these proteins:
- a CDS encoding IS5 family transposase, which yields MFACPATDDFFRSRIDHMIDLRHPLAVLASRMPWQEIEARVAQVFSRKGRAGVAMPDLDLFGEQVQRVAVASNAGRPRVPLRIMIALLYLKHAFNESDEGVVARWSDTPRWQFFSGCAYYEDRPPCDGSTLVKFRQLLGEEGVEELLAQTINVAVELKLIKPQELTRVIVDSTVQHKAIAHPTDSRLLETARTKLVEAAKEVGIDLKQTFAKEGKDLSRKAGRYAHARQFKRMRRAIKRQRTIVGRLQREVDRKASAIGAAVRQALSETLNKARRIAAQSGQRKAVDGQPKLYAWHASEVDCISKGKARTPYEFGVKVGIASTLKGNLIVGARAFHGNPYDGHTLNEQLEQASILMQDSGAKPATAFVDLGYRGVDADNPDVHIVHRGKAKRISEQDRKLLKRRQAIEPIIGHLKADHRMDRCHLKGAQGDRLHAVLCAAGYNIRWLLRMIAKKGVTFLRQLYLRLCVLAGVSPNWQDALGTLFTRALNGSVPRTVGALI from the coding sequence ATGTTTGCCTGCCCCGCCACCGACGATTTCTTCCGCTCGCGCATCGACCACATGATCGATCTGCGCCATCCGCTGGCCGTGTTGGCCTCGCGCATGCCCTGGCAGGAGATCGAAGCTCGGGTGGCCCAGGTGTTCTCCCGCAAAGGCCGCGCCGGTGTGGCCATGCCCGACCTGGATCTCTTTGGCGAACAGGTCCAGCGTGTCGCCGTTGCCAGCAACGCCGGACGCCCGCGCGTGCCGCTGCGCATCATGATCGCGCTGCTGTACCTCAAGCACGCCTTCAACGAATCCGACGAGGGCGTGGTGGCCCGCTGGTCCGACACCCCGCGCTGGCAGTTCTTCTCGGGCTGTGCCTACTACGAAGACCGCCCGCCCTGCGACGGCAGTACCCTGGTCAAGTTCCGCCAGTTGCTTGGCGAAGAAGGCGTGGAAGAGCTGCTGGCCCAGACCATCAATGTGGCCGTCGAGCTCAAGCTGATCAAGCCGCAGGAACTGACCCGCGTGATCGTGGACAGCACGGTGCAGCACAAGGCCATTGCGCACCCCACCGACAGCCGCTTGCTGGAGACTGCTCGCACCAAGCTGGTGGAAGCGGCCAAAGAGGTCGGCATCGATCTGAAGCAGACGTTCGCCAAAGAGGGCAAGGATCTGAGCCGCAAGGCCGGGCGCTATGCCCATGCCCGCCAGTTCAAGCGCATGCGTCGGGCCATCAAGCGCCAGCGCACCATCGTCGGCCGCCTGCAGCGCGAGGTCGATCGCAAGGCCAGCGCCATCGGGGCGGCCGTGCGGCAGGCGCTCAGTGAGACCTTGAACAAGGCCCGGCGCATTGCGGCCCAGAGTGGCCAGCGCAAAGCGGTGGACGGACAGCCCAAGCTCTACGCCTGGCATGCGAGCGAGGTGGACTGCATCAGCAAGGGCAAGGCCCGAACGCCCTACGAGTTCGGCGTGAAGGTGGGCATTGCCAGCACGCTCAAGGGCAACCTGATCGTGGGGGCTCGGGCATTCCATGGCAACCCGTATGACGGGCATACCCTGAACGAGCAACTGGAGCAGGCGAGCATCCTGATGCAGGACAGCGGGGCAAAACCAGCGACGGCCTTCGTCGATCTGGGCTACCGGGGAGTGGATGCAGATAACCCGGATGTGCACATCGTGCACCGGGGCAAGGCCAAGCGGATCAGCGAGCAGGACAGAAAGCTGCTCAAACGGCGTCAGGCCATTGAGCCGATCATCGGCCACCTCAAGGCCGATCACCGTATGGACCGCTGTCACCTCAAGGGTGCGCAGGGAGACCGACTGCACGCGGTGCTGTGTGCAGCGGGCTACAACATCCGCTGGCTGCTGCGCATGATTGCAAAGAAGGGGGTGACCTTCTTGCGCCAGCTCTATTTGCGGCTGTGCGTGCTGGCGGGCGTGTCGCCGAACTGGCAGGATGCGCTGGGTACTTTGTTCACTCGCGCACTCAACGGCTCAGTCCCGCGCACTGTCGGCGCTCTCATTTGA